One window of Fusarium keratoplasticum isolate Fu6.1 chromosome 2, whole genome shotgun sequence genomic DNA carries:
- a CDS encoding NmrA domain-containing protein has protein sequence MVKVTVAGGSNGLGRVIVRAIAATGKHEVSVLSRHSKENDPKDSIPVLVVDYSSPESIADVIRSNGTEVVISTIGVLFEDTHQAQMNLIEGAEKSGTVKRFAPSEFAYDYLAAKEGGYPCQLPGLEGYKGNTYKIEAFKKLQSTSMESTRFIIGFLMDYYGAPAELPPVLPLAVVLDIENNKAALPVTGEDKVTLTHSETIGKFVAASLDLKEWPEKSWIIGDTLTWREALGFVESTRKIKLDVHFDSIDDLKESKITELPGNIPKYELVGKPFIDGMMSLWSLGFAWGWYDLTSYKKSEKTLNEVFPELETLTFKSFMARCFREEAK, from the exons ATGGTCAAAGTCACAGTGGCAGGCGGCTCTAATGGCCTTGGGCGAGTCATTGTTCGTGCCATTGCAGCCACCGGCAAGCATGAGGTTTCGGTGCTCTCGAGACAC AGCAAAGAAAATGATCCCAAGGATTCCATTCCGGTGCTAGTCGTAGACTACTCCAGCCCGGAGAGTATCGCCGACGTCATTCGGTCCAATGGCACTGAAGTCGTCATCTCTACCATCGGCGTCCTTTTCGAAGACACCCACCAGGCTCAGATGAACCTTATCGAAGGTGCTGAGAAGTCTGGAACTGTTAAACGTTTCGCTCCTAGCGAGTTTGCCTATGATTATCTTGCGGCCAAAGAAGG TGGGTACCCGTGCCAACTACCCGGCCTCGAGGGCTACAAGGGCAACACCTACAAGATCGAGGCTTTCAAGAAATTGCAATCCACAAGTATGGAATCCACGCGATTCATTATTGGGTTTTTGATGGATTACTACGGCGCTCCGGCCGAGTTGCCTCCCGTCTTGCCTCTTGCCGTGGTCCTAGACATTGAGAACAACAAAGCAGCCTTGCCTGTCACCggcgaggacaaggtcaCTCTGACGCATTCCGAAACGATTGGAAAATTTGTCGCCGCCAGTTTGGATCTGAAGGAGTGGCCAGAGAAGTCGTGGATCATTGGAGACACGTTGACTTGGCGAGAGGCACTTGGCTTTGTGGAAAGCACGCGCA AGATCAAGCTCGATGTCCACTTCGACTCCATCGATGATCTGAAAGAATCGAAGATTACAGAACTCCCCGGCAACATACCAAAGTATGAGTTGGTTGGAAAGCCGTTCATTGACGGAATGATGTCGCTTTGGTCTTTGGGGTTTGCCTGGGGCTGGTACGACTTGACTTCATATAAGAAGTCTGAAAAGACATTGAATGAGGTGTTTCCGGAACTGGAGACCCTCACGTTCAAGAGCTTCATGGCGCGCTGCTTTAGAGAGGAGGCAAAGTGA
- a CDS encoding Fungal-trans domain-containing protein, which yields MPTAYTIVFANEHGSDGQYVFCMEKPIINNDPTAGNVIANASIGQYVSNGSDFTLTTQIQFNAWCGKLPSQPADGTASPRGHSEAVELGTNKNDGDALKMVLEDGSVTFDKTKAKTAPTGCFTVVQPSGFNANDNFAFGLAQKDNTGGETPKSTNMTTNVQPIVKFFVLKVKQGSSDGVNYQSFSTKPGVVDFTTGDGQGLYTARVVHEKNGEFTVTYKRLEAMSRELQELRNQRDEDHPSSRTDSTADSGPSTIEDDGQDDFSLSVPAVSLNGVLVDSSIATEAIKTFAEVFRPQLPVIGSLSADDTYHSQPFLFWTIVIIIACHLPGQQYADMLQLLQTPYTTMLHQQILDAPLPLHKIQALLLLCHWPLPCETQTRDPSWLYCGVLIQAARFMSLDRQQTVPSLRSLGVASGSIRARINTWLGCFCVSTSLSLHLGLPPPIDSDLDFGSIHSFLRRQTAPPTFAMQVRVQLIVAKFTSLLNHDMGEGASSSFIRLLDTELDALRAEVSLEDEQMRAVELGILGAKMHLYALVITKDSNNSSSRQIMLRTARDVALRIIHISTLAMRNAPPDGNDQELIRKQRCLPKNHYRCLAFATIFLLKFFHRRGSDVPEERQAVANHISMAQNLFKACATEPLDEYNRTARVFEVLGRESPKSIEPDALRLTHRMGVSIVFDAVSNASEARGKPVEIREDETIQDEGVSTGSRVHERLLNQPAVELDQPDTSSEFLRGFWSDPYMSLLSFDPTPLEPEYQESWPSF from the exons ATGCCCACCGCCTACACCATCGTATTTGCTAATGAGCATGGCTCAGACGGCCAGTATGTATTCTGCATGGAGAAGCCCATTATCAACAATGATCCAACAGCCGGGAATGTGATCGCCAACGCTTCGATTGGACAGTACGTCTCAAACGGCAGTGACTTTACTCTCACCACGCAAATCCAATTTAATGCTT GGTGCGGTAAACttcccagccagccagccgACGGCACTGCATCCCCGCGAGGGCATAGTGAGGCCGTTGAGCTCGGCACAAATAAGAATGACGGCG ATGCACTTAAAATGGTTCTGGAAGATGGGTCAGTAACTTttgacaagaccaaggccaagacggcccCGACCGGCTGCTTCACAGTTGTTCAGCCCTCTGGCTTCAATGCCAATGACAATTTCGCCTTCGGTCTTGCTCAGAAGGACAACACTGGTGGCGAAACCCCCAAGTCAACA AACATGACCACCAACGTCCAACCCATCGTCAAATTCTTTGTTTTAAAGGTCAAGCAGGGGTCAAGTGATGGGGTCAATTACCAGTCCTTCTCCACAAAACCCGGAGTGGTTGACTTCACAACTGGTGATGGCCAGGGCCTTTACACGGCACGTGTCGTTCACGAAAAGAATGGTGAATTCACTGTCACCTACAA GCGTCTGGAAGCTATGAGTAGGGAGCTTCAAGAGCTCCGTAATCAGAGAGACGAGGACCAtccatcttcaaggacgGATTCAACTGCCGATTCCGGTCCTTCCACGATTGAGGATGACGGGCAGGATGATTTCTCACTGAGTGTACCCGCAGTGAGCCTGAATGGCGTGCTGGTGGATTCTTCAATAGCCACCGAGGCAATCAAGAC GTTTGCCGAAGTGTTTCGTCCACAGCTTCCGGTCATTGGATCACTGTCGGCCGACGACACGTATCATTCTCAACCATTTCTCTTCTGGACGATAGTCATTATTATTGCGTGCCACTTGCCTGGGCAACAATACGCCGATATGCTCCAGTTACTCCAGACGCCGTATACCACCATGCTTCACCAACAAATTCTTGATGCTCCTCTACCTCTTCACAAGATACAGGCTTTGTTATTATTGTGTCATTGGCCGTTACCGTGCGAAACGCAGACAAGAGATCCCAGCTGGCTTTACTGCGGCGTTCTCATCCAGGCAGCTCGGTTCATGAGTCTCGATCGTCAGCAAACGGTCCCGTCTCTTCGaagtcttggtgttgcttcAGGCAGCATTAGAGCTAGGATCAATACCTGGTTGGGTTGCTTCTGCGTATCTACATC GTTGAGCTTGCACTTGGGATTACCTCCCCCAATTGATTCCGACCTCGACTTCGGTAGCATCCATTCGTTTCTCAGAAGACAAACGGCACCACCTACCTTTGCCATGCAAGTTCGCGTCCAGCTCATCGTGGCAAAGTTTACATCCCTGCTGAACCACGACATGGGTGAAGGTGCAAGCTCCTCCTTTATCAGACTTCTTGATACTGAGCTCGATGCGCTGAGAGCCGAAGTATCTCTTGAAGATGAACAAATGAGGGCTGTCGAGCTCGGCATTCTGGGCGCCAAGATGCACCTCTACGCCTTGGTCATCACCAAAGATTCAAACAACTCGTCGTCGCGGCAAATCATGCTGAGAACTGCCCGCGACGTCGCGCTAAGGATCATTCACATATCAACTTTGGCCATGCGTAATGCCCCGCCTGATGGGAATGATCAAGAACTCATTCGAAAACAACGGTGTCTGCCAAAGAATCATTACAGGTGTCTCGCCTTTGCCACGATATTTCTCTTGAAGTTCTTTCATCGTCGCGGATCCGATGTCCCAGAAGAGAGGCAAGCTGTTGCAAACCACATCTCAATGGCTCAGAATCTCTTCAAGGCTTGCGCAACCGAGCCGCTGGACGAATACAACCGAACGGCAAGGGTATTTGAGGTCCTTGGGCGGGAAAGCCCAAAATCAATTGAACCAGACGCACTACGTCTTACTCACAGAATGGGCGTGTCAATAGTCTTTGACGCCGTGAGCAACGCCTCTGAGGCTCGTGGCAAACCCGTGGAAATCCGTGAGGACGAGACAATCCAGGATGAAGGAGTGTCCACAGGATCCAGGGTCCATGAACGGCTGTTGAACCAACCGGCGGTTGAGCTGGATCAACCCGACACAAGCTCGGAGTTTCTCAGAGGCTTTTGGAGTGATCCATATATGAGCTTGCTGTCCTTTGACCCAACGCCACTCGAGCCAGAGTATCAAGAGTCTTGGCCATCATTCTGA
- a CDS encoding MFS domain-containing protein, whose protein sequence is MSKYEPYRGEPTKSGEIAPDYVELETTRWHSVPQEDQESTAYDPAQPIETTSTRSTKNDMETQLPLGQAIKTYPKIAGYCLAMTIPIIGWGYDLLVVGAITGEDSFKADYGKMIDGEMTIPGNWLSLWMGLPPAGAAAGALLGGWLQNRIGRKFSLMIGSIISAMAIACIFFSHLPPEPDTKRVVITVGLTFQGFTVGIIKTTCLTWVSENAPTALRGPAMALFPTFTLIGQLIGAIVVYAVNQMGNKNGYLGAFGSQWILVLGPFTLSCLMPESPAHLIRTNQEERAIRSATRLFGPKMNPYSALEKIRETIEEEKATTASVSYWACFKGSNLRRTMIVILANVIPALFGLELLSNATVFLQSIGMASGPSLLIMIGGIIAGMVANGIGFWLLSRTGRRSMTIVSMGIASLLWGAMGISGFWSGPALAWLAAGLMISVIVVCGLGCWPAGYAIMGETSSLQLRSLTHGIGSVASQAASITLAVLLPMLFSKDKAALGAKTAFVFCGLCIIGVVLAWLWIPEMKGRSMIELDHMFEMRLPTRKFKGFKMETHEIQEASPLAERGA, encoded by the coding sequence ATGTCCAAGTACGAACCTTACCGAGGAGAACCGACAAAGTCGGGCGAGATCGCCCCAGACTACGTTGAGTTAGAAACAACAAGATGGCATTCCGTCCcgcaagaagaccaagaatCAACCGCCTATGACCCTGCACAACCCATAGAAACAACATCAACCCGGAGCACAAAAAACGACATGGAGACACAACTACCTCTCGGCCAAGCTATCAAAACGTATCCCAAGATCGCGGGTTATTGTCTCGCCATGACAATTCCCATCATCGGATGGGGCTACGACTTGCTTGTTGTCGGTGCCATTACTGGCGAGGACTCGTTCAAGGCGGATTACGGCAAGATGATTGATGGAGAAATGACCATTCCGGGAAATTGGCTATCTCTGTGGATGGGTCTTCCTCCTGCTGGAGCAGCTGCAGGTGCCCTGTTGGGCGGTTGGCTACAGAACCGCATCGGCCGAAAGTTCTCTCTCATGATCGGTAGCAtcatctcagccatggctATTGCAtgcatcttcttctcgcaTCTTCCCCCCGAGCCCGATACCAAGCGAGTCGTCATTACTGTTGGTTTGACTTTCCAAGGATTCACagtcggcatcatcaagaccacTTGTCTTACCTGGGTGTCGGAAAATGCTCCAACAGCACTTCGAGGTCCGGCCATGGCTCTTTTCCCAACCTTCACCTTGATCGGCCAACTCATCGGCGCGATCGTGGTGTATGCGGTTAACCAGATGGGAAACAAGAATGGCTACCTTGGAGCCTTTGGTTCTCAGTGgattctcgtccttggcccTTTCACTCTATCCTGCCTCATGCCCGAAAGCCCTGCCCACCTTATCCGAACGAACCAGGAAGAGAGAGCCATTCGTTCTGCAACCCGTCTTTTCGGCCCCAAGATGAACCCGTACAGTgccttggagaagatccGAGAAACcattgaggaggaaaaaGCGACGACCGCATCAGTTTCTTACTGGGCCTGTTTCAAGGGAAGCAACCTCCGCCGTACCATGATTGTCATATTGGCAAACGTCATCCCTGCGTTGTTTGGTCTGGAACTTTTGTCCAATGCCACAGTCTTTCTTCAGAGCATTGGCATGGCATCTGGTCCGAGTTTGCTCATCATGATTGGTGGCATCATCGCAGGAATGGTGGCCAATGGTATTGGCTTCTGGCTTCTTTCTCGCACAGGCCGAAGAAGCATGACTATCGTGTCAATGGGTATCGCTTCACTTTTGTGGGGAGCTATGGGTATTTCAGGCTTCTGGTCGGGTCCAGCGCTTGCCTGGCTGGCTGCAGGACTCATGATCTCTGTCATTGTGGTGTGCGGTTTGGGTTGCTGGCCAGCAGGCTACGCAATCATGGGAGAAACAAGCTCTCTCCAACTCCGATCCCTCACGCACGGCATTGGAAGCGTGGCATCCCAAGCTGCATCTATCACCCTAGCCGTCCTGCTACCAATGCTCTTcagcaaagacaaggcaGCCCTTGGAGCAAAGACCGCATTTGTCTTTTGTGGCCTTTGCATTATCGGCGTCGTTCTGGCCTGGTTGTGGATTCCCGAGATGAAGGGCAGGAGTATGATTGAGCTTGATCACATGTTTGAGATGAGGCTTCCTACGAGGAAGTTTAAGGGTTTTAAGATGGAGACGCATGAGATTCAGGAGGCATCGCCGCTGGCTGAACGCGGCGCGTAG